The genomic region TGTTTTATGTTGGGAAATATTCTTATGCATGCCAATCCATCATATTCATTCATAAACCAAAAGTACCTAACAAATTTGTCTCTTTGACGTCACCCTACACACTGTTGTTGAATGTGCAGTATGCAAACTGTAAAGTGGCTCTTTACCTGGAGATTATTTATGTACTTTTGCATAGTCCTCCATAGCACATTTATTCCCATCAATTTAAAATGTAGTAGTAATTTTTATAAAGGTAGTAAATGTTTTACGGTGTCTGTGGACCTAGAGCTTTACAGTGGACATGAGTGCAATCAGTTCACCTCAAGCAGTCAGAAGTCCATAAAATCTTTAGTcgagacgtgtgtttttttgttttttttttggttttttgttttttttggtttttgttttttatttttttgtacaggGAAGAACTTGACCTCTGTTACCAGAGCCAAATACAGAGGACCAACTAATCTACTGTCCTCAGATTCTCAGGCCAAAGATATTCTCACAGCTTTAGGCTTCATCAAATACGTTCAATGACCAAAAAAAGTCACTTTATATAAGATTGTGCACCTGTGGGGTAGATAGATTTCCAGTTTATTATAATTCTTAATCCTTGGTATAGAAAGCAAATCCGTTTTCTTGTCTTTATTTCCCTGTTTTCCCTGCATTTCTTTGCCACTAGTCCCTAATGCACTCAACATCTTACACCACTATGCCAGCTACTTTGCTACAAACCTTTGCATTCTATTAATTTGAGATATGACTTGAacttctttttaaaaactaattcatgacaaagattaaaaaaatatcatgtttaggaaaataatcatttttgtaaatttccaaaaagaaaaaaaaaaaaagaagaaaagccaTCACGCTGCCAATAAACgaattctgttttgtttggtttttgtaatatttgtctTGTGTTGTCTTGTCTGTTTTAAGGTCTTGTTAAACCTGTGTAAGAGAGGATAGAAGATATATTGTTATTTTGtgtcaataaattcaaattTACTGTGGCCACGCACCCTTGTATGTCTTTTGAAGCATTAAAGCCTTTCTGTATGcatgaaaatgatgaaagttttTCATTCTCTTAATGTTATACCAAACTGAAATGGATTTCCAATCGCCTCTTTATTGCCTTGATATACATTTCGAATGCTCAGATGAATAAAGGCATGTCCTTAATTGTGAAATGGTGACAGAGCCAGGATGTTGTAACTCTACCAAAGATGATGTTCATTTGTagtatatttattgtattatttaaaaaaaaaataataaatgttaattgaTACCATTAGTGTTACCATGGCCCCCACTCTTTATCACTGACACAGAATTATTTATTGCTAGCACAGCTAGCAGAAGGTTCATTTTGCTTTCATGTTCGGTTACTGATGACAGCTTTCTCTTGCGATCCATCTATGACATCTTTAGGGGTGGGAAAAGTGCTAAGGAATTGTATTGAAGTGAACTCTTACTTTAAATTAATGTGGTCCAGCCAAAACAATTTACTTGGATTAAAGACAGAAAGTTGCTACTTTTAAATGTTCCTCAAATTTTAAAgtgtaaaaagtttaaaatgttttggttATGCATGGTTAAGTAGATTTTTTAGACCAAAAAAAATTTGAGAGAAGCCTATTCAATTGAAATGTAACATCCAATTCTAGTAGACATCTGAGATTTTTAGAGtgctaaataaatatgtaaggAGTAAAAGGTTTTTCTGCTAGGAAATGTCATTGTTTACAAGTATTCAAAAAATTCTATACCACTCAAGAAACAAGTATTTAACAAAGTACAATTACTAAAGTATTTTCCACCCCCACATAATGAGTTATAAAgacagagatatagagagatctATAAAGAAGATGAGATTTGTGATATACAAATTTGATGTAATATTGTTTATCATGTGGAATGGAGATtaaaaatgggggggggggtgcacaTGTATTTAAGGGAATGAAATTTTTTTGAATGCTTAAATGTACACATCCTATATGCAGTAAAGGAAAATGATCCTCAGGGCATCAGAGCCACGTCCATTCCAACTTTGTAGTGTAGAGGATGATACAGTGTCTTTCATTTTCTAATGCAgcttattgtgtttattgtatacATTATTGTGCTGTACTGGATTTCGCTCTGAACTGGACTGGATGTCCCTAAAAACACTTTTAGTGTTTACATTTCACATTTTGTTAAAACCTCAAGGTTCAATATGTTATGCATTCTAAAATGTTTTGCTCAGTTGTAATGAGTGCTTGTTTGAGTTACCAAAGGCGTTCTTTTACTTAAACCAGTTTGGCAATTTTGTAGTGTTgatctgacctctctcatcaaatcgttgtttccacccacagaccAGCTAACTagatgttttgttgttgttgttgttgattttcATATCTTTCTGTTCAAACTCTACAGATTGATGTACCTGAAAATCCCAGcaattctgaaatactcaaaccagcccatctgacaTGTTCCAAGTCACAAATAACATGTTTAATGTGAATATCAAGGTATTTACTTATATCTGCAGGGTTGTATGCACCATGTTGCTTGCACAAGTGGCTGACTGGATAAAGGCAGGTGAACAGGTAGTCCTAATAAAGTCGAAGGTGAGTGTATATCACTCTCATACCTTATCTTCCTTCTCCCATTTTTCAGAATTTATTACTCTTTGGCAGATACACTTGAtgtgagaaagaaatgaaaaaaaaaaaaatgtatttattgctCTTAATAATTATGTGGATAGGTAGGttctattaaaatatataattactggTCATTTTATATATCTAGGTGTAGCTATTCcctaaaaatctaaaatacatGTAAactcatttatatatttcagaGTCTGTTTTTAATGTCTGTGTTTGAAAGACTATGCTCTTTATCTGGGGATTTAAAGCTCATTGTGTATATAAGgcacatttacaaaaatataaggACTCAAAAGGGCTAAGCCTTCcatattaacatttatatgGCCATCTAATCCCTGAAGAAGATCTGCTATAAAGACAGCACATCAATTCATGATATTTATCTACAATGTTGTTTTCATAGATAGAATATAGAAGACAGTTGGCCAAAGCTTTGCTCAATGGAGCTTGTCCCAGAGACCTCAATCAATTTGCCAATTAAGTTCAATTCAGTATCACATTAGTGAAATTAACTTGCACGTCCTAAGGATGGAACTTTCCAATAGAGTAATATGATATGGTATTTCTTTTATATCATGACAAAGAATGAAAAAGGGCAGATAATGAAAGTCTGAGAGGATGCATTGGTAAGGCAGCATTGTCATGAAGAAATTACATACACTGAAAATGTTAGGCAAAGTCAGAAACAAGTACAGGCCAGGTGATCAGCAAACAGTggcaaaaaaaagtcaaaactaGGCAATTAAACACAATGCAAAGACTTGGTAACATCAGGAGTAAAGTGTAGTCTGTACTTTGTGACTTTCTGGGTAAAACAGTCCCTAGTGCCTCAGCTGTAACTAAATTCAacattttattggtcacataaaCAAACGTACACAGTAtgactgattttttatttttttttacagtgatgtttttattttaaaaattaaaacaaaatagaaatagaaataaaagaaaaagtaacTGAATAAAAGAGATCAAATAAAATACGGTACAGTGCTATTAGCTGTGCAAAATCGAGTGGATTGGCCAGAGGAAGAtgtcaaaatatttaaaaataaataaataaataaatgatacagTAACtgaaaaaatacacagatatgAATAGGAATACATACATGTTACTGTGtgattgtgaacaggtgtgtgatcAGTAGGAAGGAGACAATAAATAGGAAAGTGCATGCGTGTTCTGGGTGCTGGATATTTGTAGGCTGTGGCTGTTTTAGGGATGAAGTCTGCCGAGTCAGCCAGTCTGATATTAAGGAGTGCTTGGTATCTTTATAACTACagaaatcagtttttttttttcaatattccATCTTTGCAAGGCCTGAGCTTAGTGTCAAATTTTCCAGACTTAATTATTCAAAGTAAAAGGATGATTCTCCAAGTTGAAATCAGTTTGTCACATCCACTCATTTGTTAAGGATGCATTCTCTGTTCAAACTTTCCAAATAATGTATTCTTATTAATCCACAGTAATGACTGTATATATGAGTAGACAACATTCAGTCACATCCATTGTGCACTTCTGGAACCTTTTTGTGGGTCACCATCTTGCGAAAATTGGTGCCAGAAAATGTGCAGTAAATCGGGCAAGATGGCTGGTGCGTCCACCACTTAACCTCTTAAGGACACTTGATGCAGCGGCAAATCCAATGAGCAAATACAgtgttatttataaatatagaaaacgCTCAACTGTTAGTTGTACAACTTTCGCACTCTTGTATGTCTTCTGAAGCATTAAAGCCTTTCTGTATTcatgaaaatgatgaaagttttTCATTCTCTTAATGGCGCCTTAAAATATCAACAGGGAAAAGCAATTCACTATTAATGAAGGCAGATCAGATGTACAAACCTGAGCCTAAACACAACTTTCTACACAGTGTAAGGCTTGCTTACAATGTTGTCAACATTTCTGCTGAATAACctcactgcatttttttttctaggatGATAGATTTCCCAGGCATGTTGAGATTATTGCAACATTTCCAATCAACAGCCAAGTATTACTCCTAAATTAAAGGTGCTCTGGATTACAGAAGGGCAAATACAAGCTACAGTTTAGCTTATATTGGTTAAAGTACATCTTTTTTAGTGAGAAACTAAGAAAGATGAGGACAGTTCAAGAAAACTCTCTCAagttgtgtctttgtgtgtgcaaGATATGTTTACTAGCTAGTATTTGTACACTGGAAACCTAAGAGATCCAGTTCTAAAAGTTCTAACACTTGGTCAATCAAATTCACTAATGGCAAATGTCACTTAACCAAAGAAAATTTTGAATTAACATCACAGGATTAGAAAAAACTGAATGACAGGTACGCAGAACACATTTTGATGGCATTTGGGAGACGCTTACCCAGAGTGACTTATTTTGAAGTCTCCCTCAATGAATAAATCCACACTAGTTCACTAGGTAATGGACTACCCGAATAACATCAGTCTAAAACTCCATGGACAGACAAGAAGAAGAGCACTTTTCTGTTAAATAACCTATTTAAACACATCTCTTCAACCATCCCAACTGTTTACTAATACAGTACCACACAATCATCAATACCTTTCATGAAAACGTGCTTCACTTCATTGTGCTGTTCCTAAAACTATAACTGAACATCATCCAGAAACCATCTCTTCGCCAGGAAAGTGTGACACACACCTGGCCATCTACATGATCTATAAGagaatgtgattcatcagaccaggccagcTTCTTCTATTGCTCCATAATCAGGTTTTGTAGCTCACATGCCTATTGTAGGTGTAGGTGTCAGCACGGGCACTTTGACTCTATGCAGTACGCTGTGATGAGCCTTGCGCCCAATGCCATGGTCACTGGATGTCTTTCCTTGAACAcgttttggtaggtactaatcTCTGCATTCCAGGAACACAACACATGACCTGatgttttgaagatgctctgatccagtcatctatacatcacaatttggtccttgttaATTTCTGGAAAATTTCCATCGGAACTTTTggaattttggaaatattcAAAGTTGGAAACTTAACAGAAATTTATGGGAATTAATGGGAACTTATTTAAATTATTCAGAAATGTGGGgaaatttatataaactgtatatacaaacaaacaatgttTGGCCATAAGGTGACAACTAATGCATAAATTAGATTTTTTGAGTTTGATTTAATTGTAAGTAGAACTTTAATTCATTCTTCCATTGAACAACacaatatatgaataaatgttgaatgtaaaaaaaaaaacccaaacatattTCCTTATGTTTGCTGTAGAATGAAAGCATCCCCCCATAAAAagggggattgtgtgtgtgtgtgtgtgggggggtcttATTtagacaggtttttttttatctcaacaAAATATTTGCTCAgtcaatataaaaaaatgtttaaatataaatgtatgtaatattGCTGTAATTTACATGACTACTCACCAAGAAGGACATTTTTTGaaattattttgtgtgcaggattCAAGAAATGACCAGCGCATGTTATGGaggaatgcacagtgcatgtggaggtgtggcctcaataGCCCTGCAGTGCTGTGGGCATGTGACTGAGCAATATACAGGGTAGAAATTTTAACTGAAATTGCATTGCATACTGGTTGTTTCAACCAAGATTATGCTGCAAGATATTTTTCAACTACATTTAAGTTCCCTGTTATAGGCTAATCTGCAATTTTGCAAATTCCCAGTTTATTCCCATTAATTCCTGTTAATTCCCATGGACAGATTCCAGCCTTGAAAATTCCCAGAATTGTGCAACCCTAGTCCCAAGTAACTTAGACACTTTCACTTGTATATAGTAATTTTGAGAATTGACAGCTCAGATAATTCCTAATATATCCTACCCTTTGACAGGTGCATTTGTTGCAAGATAATGTTATTTACTGGCACATTTCCAACTGTTGTAGTTTAGCGttgtattttaatattcattacaAGATTTTGGCAGATCAACAatcttctttctctccctctttttttaaatttttttatttccccaaGGTAAGTGAGTGCAAAAGGATTTCAAATGTAAAATCCACCAGGTATGTATACCCCAGGGCACAAAGTCCTTGATCAAGACCAAACAATTCATTTgagagcaaataaaaaataaaaattgccATAACAGCAtataacagtttatattcaaaatataaGGAGTTTTAGGAATTGAAGCAAACTATTCTTAAGAATAGTGTTATTGAAAAACTAACATTATTCTTAAAACTAATTCTAatacaatgttttatttcaaaGCTTAACAGTTTCTCAGATGATTTGGTGAGGAAACTTTGAACTTGTATACATTATCTAAAAATTTTACTCATTCTTATTTTGAAGGGCATTGTATGTACTTATGAAATAGCAACATAGTACATTCACAGTGTGTTATATAATTTTTGTGCGTAACTCAAAGAATTCATGTCAATCATGTCAAACCAAACAGTATTTCAAAAATGAATACCATGATTTGTAGCACATAAATAATGTAAACTGGGAACAGAGCAGTATATGAAATGTAATGCATAAACATTTGACAGCATAATGTATGCAGTTTTGGCTGCAGGCCTTTCATAATATTCAGTGTTAATATATATGAAGATCCCAGCATCTGTGTATCCTAAACAGATTAAGCTCAGTCCCATGGTATTTAAGACTTTGAAATTTAAGACAACTGAAGGGGGCCTAAGACTAGGGTTAAACTGTGTTTAAATAGGCTCTGTGAACTTTTCCTACAGAAGGAAGGCACAGGTGAAAAAGTAAGTGCTTTAGTCTCCTGCTTTGTACTTAGCAGGAATATTCAGAAATTGTCAAATCTTAAATAAAGCTTAATTTAGCTGCACCAATTTTCATATTACAGTGAGCGTGCAAAAACAAACCGAATACACACTCCCACCAGGGTGTGTattgtcacatacacaaacaaaatattgtGTTAGGATGACAGGGCTGGTACCAGGTGTTTTAGGGTTCCTCCTACCAGGTGCAAGCTACCTGTGATCAGCACATGCACATTAGCAGCCTCTCTTAGTGGCACTGCTTTAGCATCGACACTAGCTTTGACAGGCATGATGTGTTTGGTGGAATTGGACACGACTGGGTCTCGTCCCTGTGTGATCCACTGAAGAGCACTCAAGATACAGGGGAAAACCAATGAGGCACCATGTCTCTCCACTCTCCGAGGCAGATGGACACCACCCCCAATTAGAAGCTCTGATTCAGGCCCCTCTTCCTCAATACCACTGAGAACGCGCCAGCTCTGCTGATTATCCAGGCAACGCATGAGCATGTGCTCTACAGACACGTTGAAGTTCTGTTGGTctgaataaatagataaaaggaTGGAAAGGGGAATACAGTTGAGCAGCTAATCAACccgaaataaaagaaaaatgtaaatgttgcgTCAGTGTCTACTGACCTGCATTGCAGTCAGCAATGGCCTCAGTGATGTTCGGACAGAAAACTGCAAAGTCAAAATGACACGGctgcaaaataacaaaaatacaagGAATAATCAGTATTGTATAACTGTCAGCCTTCTACAAATTCATTGGCCTGTTTATTAGGAGTCCCCACCATTGGCCCGATCAGATTAAACCTACTAGTTTGGTTGTTTCATGATAATGGGTTTACAATTCAATATTTCCtcattcttttaaataaaatgtgaaatttgGGGGAGGgggtcatttttctttttgtgaaatgtgaacaaTATAAGGGAATGTCTGAATGTATCGGCATCCACCATTTGGAAAAGACTGCCAGGACAAATATATAAAGGTTAAGGCTAAATACTGTTACTAGACACCAATCTGACCTTCCTATTGTTACTAAAAAGCTATGGTTTGTATGCTATGGTATTggcttttatatatttgtccTTACAGTCTTCTTCGAACGGTGGGCTGTGATACCTTCGCCTCTGCCCCATGGAGGCTATCGTTGTCTCAATACCATAGGAGAACAGTGTAAATATACACTGTGTTGACCTTGCCATTCCAATACTTTTAGAGGGGACTGTACATCAAACTCAATATTATATGACACTAATAATACATTTTCCAATACCATTCTAATTACTAATGCTGGAGTCTTACCACGAGCAACTTGAGCATAGCACCACAATCGCGTTCTCCAGTAGCATTAAACAGCAGCACTCGTACCACCgaaccccttacacacacaaatacattttcacagtaAGAACAGAATTACTGTCAACTATTATACATCATTCCTTTTACTTATTTCATCAATTCAATGCATTTCACAATTTCTATCAATATGATGCCAGTGCTCACACATTTCATTATTCTCTCACAAGTTGAGAGTGTGAGGTGATGGGAATTTAATTTTAGCCCACTCATTATTTATACGGTCATTTTTTTCATACTGTTTTCCTCTCAATGGCAATAAAGAGATCAGAAAactaaaaatacaattaaacaaAGGGAACATACGTAGCATTTTTCTCGTGTTGTGCGGCCACCTCACTGAACCAGTTGACACATGCCTGCATGCTGCGTGTGGTGTGAGCGCCATCCAGGAAGTATGTGACACTGCCACGCTTTAGGGTCTGATTCCTGCCCAGCCACTCAGTCTCAGCcaggcctacacacacacacacacacacacacacacacacacacacacaaaatcaactGCAAGTACATTGTATATAATGGCACCCAAAGTCAAAGACATAAATCTTGTTTTGAATTTCTGGGTGAAACACTGAATGTTAATAGTTTTCCACAACTTGATAACGTGCcctgatatttaaaaataagcCCACCTACCAGTAAATCAGAATTAATTCAAAATGTACAAATACACTGTCACTATATTTCATTGGTAAATATTAGACATGTTACATGTTATAGAAATGATCTGTTGCACAAAATAAAGTCTGTTCAGCATTTCaggctgtgtttaaaaaaataaagttagcagaatgaggaaaaaaacaaagatatgCTCAATTATCaaacacaagaagaagaaagaagaaaaaagggaagCAGCAGTGCAAAGCATCTTAATACAAAGCTCAAACATATTAGTAACAGAAATGATCGATATGTACGAATAGACTGCTCTCACCTTTCAGCATCTGAGGACTTGGCTCAAAAACCGAAGCCGTATGAAGGCCAGTAAAACCTGACACAGAAGTAACTGCTGGAtcttttataaagagagagagagagagagagagagagagagagagagagagagaataccaATCAATAAAAAAGCCCACAGCAGCATGAATACTGTAATGGTAGTACCCAAGTAGTATctaatttatctatttatttttatctcaaTATCATCAGTAAGCTGTATTTACAggaaaaagcacacacaaattATAAGGCAAATCAGAATTAGACACACAATAGTAACTTAAACCTTTTTGATCtaatgtgttaataataatttattaaagcTTCATCAATATCAGAAAACAGTCCAAAACTATATTCTAACACTGGACACTGTAAAACCTCACAATAAGTTAGACCTAACtatgttataataatatttcatatattatgACATCTTGTAGAAATACAGGAACACCCAGACACTTACCTGTGCTGCAGCGCCTCTGGAGCcagcagtgtgtgagctgtaatgCAAGCGAGGCGTTGGAGCACTGGTGCTGTCCGGCCAAACCCAATTTCACCTCCTCAGAGCTCTGGTACTGATCCAACTCCGGGCACAAAAACAATGggcactacagacacacacatccaccagaGAATGATGGTTTATTTTACTTCTGAGGACTTGATGTTAAGAATCATAAAACACATGGTCTTCCTTCTTTACTTACTCTACTCTCAACTGATCTCTCTTTTACCATGACATGTTTcatgttttctgtattttctgtacagctgcaaaaaaaattattctgcCAAACTTAAGTAGCCGAGATGCTAAGCGTGTCTGCGAGAAAGCCACTAGATGGCGCCGCAAGCTTGTACAGAGCTGTTTGAACCAATCTATGCAGGAAATAAAAGTATTTGAAAAAGCAGCCTTTTGCAGTCCTTATACATAATGATAAGAACATCAAAAGGTTTCACAGCCAATTTCCCTTAACTTATATGTGGCACTTTCACAACTGTCATGTCCGTTGCAGTTCTTTCCCCAATTAATAAAAACGACTATGAGTAAACATTGACAAGCCATCTATGTTCagtggctattttttttttatggaataCACATTACGATTTCCCAAAAACTATTTGCAGAGAATGATCTgtaagcttttatttaaaaaaaagtctgaataACACTGCAGTAGTGTGCATGGTTTTCGAATGAGGGGTGCATGTTAATGTTTGCTTCTTACCCCAATCTCTTCGGCTCTCTCCTGAAGAACAGTCATTGGTCCCTCTGTTTGCTTGACGATGAAGGCTGGAACCCCAGGCTGTGACcagacacgcacacaaacatctTAAAAAGGCATCGTACCAAAACCTTAATGACGTAACCACTATTGTATacgacatatacacacaccttaaatATTCCTCCCTTCTGCCAGGCAATCTTCTCAATGGTATCCCCAAGAATGCTGGTGTGGTCAATGCCCAGTGAGGAAATGCCACACACCCATGGCCTCCTGCgggcatacacatacacagggccacaaaaaattctaattcaataaaataaagtggtatcttaaaaacaacaaatttattcatttacttaatACTTGTATGTTCATATGCTAACATGACTTTAGTTAGTTAGTAGAACGTGTTTCTTAACTATTAACTCTAAGATAGAGGAAAGTTTCTTGGCTAAAGTTTAAATGGTTTACATGTCATGCTCTACAAGCAGTATGTTTGTATCAAAGAACACCATTCAACATGTCCATTTACTCGAGTAACTTTTGAGAACATTTCTGTTAGTCACACATGAATTTCAGTCAACTTTCGATAGGTTTTTTGTACTTTATTTACTCCAGTATATTTCAGCAGACAAATAATTCACTGCAATATTaagatttcttttttatctAATCTGATTCCATGAAGTGTTTCCATGACTATTAATGCTTATTTTCCAACCAGTGACTTCATTTTAAAAACTACAGTGACAAGTGACTTCAGAGGTTTGCAaaagaaatgcatttaaattgtgTTTCATGATCCAGAATAAATTAGACTTTTATCTTTCTTTAATAACTGAAAAATGGTTCAGGATTGTTTACTTTTATGACTAATATAAGTGAAGAagctttttttgtcatttaaaccatatatagctggtgcagtacacagtgaaatgaaacattccTCCAGGAACCTGATgctacataaaaacacagagctacataagacaacacagaa from Hemibagrus wyckioides isolate EC202008001 linkage group LG18, SWU_Hwy_1.0, whole genome shotgun sequence harbors:
- the fpgs gene encoding folylpolyglutamate synthase, mitochondrial, coding for MTALLARARGQLTAFRRFPQSAKWSNITEIPLRSSSTKAAPSYRRMDYQDAICTLNTLQTNASALEQVRRERAHPQVQLQAMRSFLQRSGLTVEELDHLNIIHVTGTKGKGSTCAFTEKILRSYGFRTGFYSSPHLVQVRERIRVNGSPIGRDIFTKYFWQVYSRLEETKDAHGGSMPAYFRFLTILAFHVFLQEKVDVAIIEVGIGGAYDCTNIIRRPWVCGISSLGIDHTSILGDTIEKIAWQKGGIFKPGVPAFIVKQTEGPMTVLQERAEEIGCPLFLCPELDQYQSSEEVKLGLAGQHQCSNASLALQLTHCWLQRRCSTDPAVTSVSGFTGLHTASVFEPSPQMLKGLAETEWLGRNQTLKRGSVTYFLDGAHTTRSMQACVNWFSEVAAQHEKNATGSVVRVLLFNATGERDCGAMLKLLVPCHFDFAVFCPNITEAIADCNADQQNFNVSVEHMLMRCLDNQQSWRVLSGIEEEGPESELLIGGGVHLPRRVERHGASLVFPCILSALQWITQGRDPVVSNSTKHIMPVKASVDAKAVPLREAANVHVLITGSLHLVGGTLKHLVPALSS